Proteins encoded within one genomic window of Triticum aestivum cultivar Chinese Spring chromosome 2D, IWGSC CS RefSeq v2.1, whole genome shotgun sequence:
- the LOC123049182 gene encoding uncharacterized protein — translation MAKARKPTAFSAAERFLGFHHRPGSATVAPSPYDDLPDLAESDVWYSPSSDAPTTTADQDGIQRTDRASRGEPPRRVGGLSRAFADGRQVASSAPVEMPAWPSRFADLEPEPEPDERPQEDADGWVPPHVYLARRQARASVVEGVGRTLKGRDASRVRDAVWSRTGFPG, via the coding sequence ATGGCGAAGGCGCGCAAGCCCACGGCGTTCTCCGCCGCCGAGCGCTTCCTCGGCTTCCACCACCGCCCCGgctccgccaccgtcgccccgTCCCCCTACGACGACCTGCCGGACCTGGCCGAGTCGGACGTCTGGTATTCGCCATCGTCGGACGCGCCAACCACCACCGCGGATCAGGACGGGATTCAGCGCACGGACAGGGCGTCCAGGGGCGAGCCACCGCGGCGCGTGGGCGGGCTGAGCCGGGCGTTCGCGGACGGACGGcaggtggcgtcgtcggcgcccgTCGAGATGCCCGCGTGGCCGAGCCGGTTCGCCGACCtggagcccgagcccgagcccgacGAGCGTCCGCAAGAGGACGCCGACGGCTGGGTGCCGCCGCACGTGTACCTGGCGCGGCGTCAGGCCAGGGCCTCGGTGGTCGAGGGCGTCGGACGCACGCTCAAGGGCCGGGACGCGTCGCGGGTGCGTGACGCCGTCTGGAGCCGAACCGGATTCCCCGGATGA
- the LOC123052549 gene encoding reactive Intermediate Deaminase A, chloroplastic has protein sequence MAWSAAAAVSRFAASPAAEIRLPFSAAAAASVSFAGRRRFGPVAASLATSATVQKEAVQTEKAPAALGPYSQAIKANNLVFVSGVLGLNPETGKFVSESVEEQTEQVMKNMGEILKASGASYSSVVKTTIMLADLQDFKNVNEIYAKYFPAPAPARSTYQVAALPLNARIEIECIAAL, from the exons ATGGcgtggagcgccgccgccgccgtctccaggTTCGCCGCCTCCCCGGCCGCCGAGATCCGCCTGCCCTTctcagcagccgccgccgcctccgtctccTTCGCCGGGCGCCGCCGCTTCGGCCCCGTCGCCGCGTCCCTCGCCACCTCCGCCACCG TTCAAAAGGAGGCTGTTCAGACGGAGAAGGCGCCAGCAGCACTAGGCCCCTACTCTCAGGCGATAAAAGCAAACAATCTTGTGTTTGTCTCGGGCGTTCTTGGCCTAAATCCTGAG ACAGGGAAGTTTGTCTCTGAAAGCGTGGAGGAGCAAACTGAGCAG GTTATGAAGAACATGGGTGAAATATTGAAAGCAAGTGGTGCTAGCTACTCATCAGTTGTCAAGACAACAATCAT GTTAGCGGACCTACAGGATTTCAAGAACGTGAACGAGATTTATGCTAAAT ATTTTCCAGCCCCTGCACCGGCGCGCTCGACCTACCAAGTCGCAGCTCTGCCACTGAACGCAAGGATTGAGATTGAGTGCATTGCTGCCCTCTAA
- the LOC123049183 gene encoding probable protein phosphatase 2C 58, which produces MPSKAKMASVQAQRKVGNQDDGLHGAEQEAVRATGRGKSKASARKVTYGFHLVEGKMPHGMEDRHVAEFRRLDDGNEVGLFGVFDGHLGADVATYLRNHLFDNILGEPDFWEDTMGAIRRAYHRTDRKVLKKKKVTADGEEIVRPRRGGSTAVTVILLNGETLVVANVGDSRAVVCEGGRARQLSVDHEPLRERDAIERRGGFVTEMHGDVPRVDASLAMSRAFGDRKLKEHISSDPDVAIEHVGDDTEFVVVASDGLWKVMSNQEAVDEVRDTRDARKAAVKLVDSAVARGSKDDIACVVVRIH; this is translated from the exons ATGCCCAGCAAAGCAAAGATGGCCTCTGTACAGGCGCAACGGAAG GTTGGAAACCAAGACGACGGCCTCCATGGCGCCGAGCAGGAGGCGGTGCGCGCCACGGGGAGAGGCAAGAGCAAGGCGTCGGCGCGGAAGGTGACCTACGGCTTCCACCTGGTGGAGGGCAAGATGCCGCACGGCATGGAGGACCGCCACGTGGCCGAGTTCCGGCGCCTGGACGACGGCAACGAGGTGGGCCTCTTCGGCGTCTTCGACGGCCACTTGGGCGCCGACGTCGCCACCTACCTCCGGAACCACCTCTTCGACAACATCCTCGGCGAGCCGGACTTCTGGGAGGACACCATGGGGGCCATACGGCGCGCCTACCACCGCACCGACAGGAAGGTGCTCAAGAAGAAGAAGGTGACCGCCGACGGCGAGGAAATAGTAAGGCCACGCCGCGGCGGGTCCACGGCGGTGACGGTCATCCTCCTCAACGGGGAGACCCTGGTGGTGGCCAACGTGGGGGACTCCCGCGCCGTCGTGTGCGAGGGCGGCAGGGCGAGGCAGCTCTCCGTGGACCACGAGCCGCTCCGGGAGCGCGACGCCATCGAGAGGAGGGGAGGCTTCGTCACCGAGATGCATG GGGACGTGCCTCGCGTGGACGCGTCGCTGGCGATGTCGCGGGCGTTCGGTGACCGGAAACTCAAGGAGCACATCAGCTCCGACCCGGACGTGGCCATCGAGCACGTCGGGGACGACACCGAGTTCGTCGTCGTCGCCAGCGACGGGCTCTGGAAGGTTATGTCCAACCAGGAGGCCGTGGACGAGGTCAGGGACACGCGCGACGCCCGGAAGGCGGCGGTGAAGCTCGTGGATTCGGCGGTGGCCCGGGGAAGCAAGGACGACATCGCTTGCGTCGTCGTGCGCATCCACTGA